In a genomic window of Maricaulis maris MCS10:
- a CDS encoding low molecular weight protein-tyrosine-phosphatase — MRLLFVCTGNICRSPTAHAVARTRLSAIGLDWRVASAGTGGWHAGEAPDERATAAGTARGHDFSGLSAREIEPDDFDRFDHIIAMDRSHLRALRAMPGAGRGARISLMMDWSGEAGIDVPDPYYGGEDGFDQVLDMIERAVDGLIDRLRNDQSSG; from the coding sequence ATGCGACTGCTCTTTGTGTGCACCGGGAATATTTGCCGCTCTCCGACTGCCCATGCGGTTGCTCGAACCCGGTTGTCAGCCATCGGCCTGGACTGGCGGGTGGCTAGTGCCGGGACCGGCGGCTGGCATGCCGGCGAAGCGCCGGACGAGCGCGCCACCGCTGCCGGTACGGCGCGTGGGCATGACTTTTCCGGTCTCAGCGCGCGGGAGATCGAGCCGGATGATTTCGACCGCTTTGACCACATCATTGCCATGGACCGCAGCCATTTGCGCGCCTTGCGCGCGATGCCGGGTGCCGGCCGTGGCGCGCGGATCAGCTTGATGATGGACTGGTCCGGCGAAGCCGGCATCGATGTTCCGGACCCCTATTATGGTGGTGAAGACGGTTTCGACCAGGTGCTGGACATGATCGAGCGGGCCGTTGACGGCCTCATCGACCGGCTGCGCAACGATCAAAGCAGCGGATAG
- a CDS encoding histidine phosphatase family protein, translating to MKLVVALVTAALGLSACGDTLDNTNHAALFALAPENVRADIQAADRHVLVVRHALKVSPDCNAMDCPLSPEGDLMVERLTALIGDTPVDRAFSSAACRTRLTAAAGGIEVVAHQAVDGYAVGCLDGETVDRVRADAYADVDAAETGWTLVGEHSNTSCLWMSAYAGPEAAHAAGCDGEGRLPEDAYGDIFWLYGTGEDWSLTVLPDAFSISG from the coding sequence ATGAAGCTCGTTGTAGCACTGGTGACCGCCGCACTCGGATTGAGCGCCTGCGGCGATACGTTGGACAATACCAATCACGCCGCCTTGTTTGCCTTGGCGCCCGAGAATGTCCGCGCCGATATTCAGGCGGCGGACCGACACGTGCTCGTCGTGCGACACGCGTTGAAGGTCTCGCCGGACTGCAATGCGATGGACTGTCCGCTCAGCCCCGAAGGCGACCTCATGGTCGAGCGCCTGACCGCGCTGATCGGCGACACGCCGGTGGACCGGGCTTTCTCCAGTGCCGCCTGCCGGACTCGCCTGACTGCCGCAGCAGGCGGAATCGAGGTGGTCGCGCATCAGGCGGTTGATGGTTATGCCGTCGGATGCTTGGACGGCGAGACGGTCGATCGTGTCCGCGCAGATGCCTATGCCGACGTGGATGCTGCAGAGACCGGCTGGACCCTGGTCGGTGAGCATTCCAACACCTCCTGTCTGTGGATGTCGGCCTATGCCGGCCCCGAAGCGGCGCATGCCGCTGGCTGTGACGGCGAGGGCCGGCTTCCCGAAGACGCCTATGGCGATATTTTCTGGCTCTACGGGACGGGCGAGGACTGGTCCCTGACCGTTTTGCCGGACGCGTTTTCCATTTCTGGCTGA
- a CDS encoding sensor histidine kinase produces MYSILLTVLLDLAFAAVPAAAVVYMFRYAETLRQAEIINPVRVLTVGLLVWAFYHLLDAGVLLIGPFFVEDAGVPGLSAFIQTRLRWFTDAIASAFLIVGFVWLFRRMIEILDGLRSSNQALENELDDSSEREAELKARANTERAQSQSRSEFILGLSHELRTPLNGILGLSGLLANTDLDPSQRKLLATVERSAQAMLARVSDVFDLARLENNRVELRSVAFRPAELAQTILGLFEPLAGEKGLELALEIGENADSPVLGDPVRVRQILNNLVSNAMKFTPGGSVTITVRQSADRAGKNWVEFQVVDTGVGMDAAMLARIAGRSGSESGGDSGLGLSICHRLSALMDGDLKISSQPGSGTCVTVRLRVQAEPEDSGQD; encoded by the coding sequence ATGTACTCCATCCTGCTGACAGTATTGCTGGACTTGGCATTCGCCGCGGTACCCGCCGCGGCGGTTGTCTACATGTTCCGCTATGCCGAAACGCTTCGTCAGGCGGAAATCATAAATCCTGTCCGGGTGTTGACTGTCGGGTTGCTGGTCTGGGCCTTCTATCACCTGCTGGACGCGGGCGTGTTGTTGATCGGGCCGTTCTTTGTCGAGGATGCCGGGGTTCCGGGCCTGTCAGCTTTCATCCAGACCCGCTTGCGCTGGTTCACAGATGCCATTGCCTCCGCATTCCTGATCGTTGGTTTTGTCTGGCTATTCCGGCGCATGATCGAAATTCTGGATGGGTTGAGAAGCTCAAATCAAGCGCTCGAGAATGAGCTCGATGACAGCAGCGAGCGCGAAGCTGAGTTGAAGGCGCGGGCGAATACGGAGCGCGCCCAGAGCCAATCCCGGTCTGAGTTCATTCTTGGTCTGAGCCATGAGCTGCGGACACCACTGAATGGTATTCTGGGTCTGTCCGGCTTGCTTGCGAACACGGACCTCGATCCCTCACAGCGCAAACTTCTGGCGACCGTGGAGCGGTCGGCGCAAGCCATGCTTGCCCGAGTGTCCGACGTATTCGACCTGGCACGCCTCGAAAACAATCGCGTTGAATTGCGCAGCGTGGCCTTCCGCCCGGCTGAACTTGCCCAAACCATCCTGGGACTGTTTGAGCCACTTGCGGGTGAAAAGGGTTTGGAGCTGGCCCTGGAAATCGGTGAAAATGCCGATTCACCCGTGCTGGGTGACCCTGTCCGGGTCAGGCAGATTCTCAATAATCTAGTTTCAAACGCGATGAAATTCACGCCGGGCGGATCGGTGACGATCACGGTGCGGCAGTCCGCAGACCGTGCCGGGAAAAACTGGGTTGAGTTCCAGGTCGTCGATACGGGTGTTGGCATGGATGCCGCCATGCTGGCACGCATCGCGGGCCGGTCCGGGAGCGAGTCTGGCGGCGACAGCGGGCTGGGGTTGTCGATCTGCCACCGCTTGTCTGCCTTGATGGACGGCGACTTGAAAATCAGCAGCCAACCGGGATCCGGTACCTGCGTGACCGTCCGCCTGCGCGTCCAGGCCGAACCGGAAGATTCCGGTCAGGATTGA
- a CDS encoding argininosuccinate synthase, with protein sequence MSAKKPVKKVVLAYSGGLDTSVILKWLQDAYDAEVVTFTADLGQGEELEPARRKAEAAGVSEIFIEDLREEFVRDFVYPMVRANAVYEGLYLLGTSIARPLIAKRLVEIAHATGADAVAHGATGKGNDQVRFELGVYALDPDLRVIAPWREWDLNSRTKLIAYAEENGIEVAKDKRGEAPFSVDANLWHTSSEGKILEDPAEEAADIVYQRTDAPEAAPDKPEYVTIAFEAGDAVAVNGEAMSPATLLTRLNALGRVHGVGRLDLVENRFVGMKSRGIYETPGGTILMAAHRGIEQITLDRGACHLKDELMPRYAKLLYEGFWFSPEREMLQAAIDHSQKDVTGEVRLKLYKGSVNVVGRSSEHSLYSLEHVTFEEDIVYDQKDAEGFIRLNALRLQLLARRKRRLGHNE encoded by the coding sequence ATGTCCGCGAAAAAGCCTGTCAAAAAGGTCGTTCTTGCCTATTCCGGCGGCCTGGACACATCGGTTATCCTGAAATGGCTACAGGATGCCTACGATGCCGAGGTCGTGACGTTCACGGCGGATCTCGGGCAGGGTGAAGAGCTGGAACCGGCTCGCCGGAAGGCTGAGGCGGCTGGCGTTTCCGAAATTTTCATTGAGGATCTGCGCGAGGAATTCGTACGCGACTTTGTGTACCCGATGGTTCGGGCAAACGCTGTCTATGAGGGCCTGTACCTTCTGGGCACGTCGATTGCGCGTCCGCTGATTGCCAAGCGGCTGGTTGAAATTGCGCACGCCACTGGCGCTGACGCCGTCGCTCATGGCGCGACCGGCAAGGGCAATGACCAGGTCCGGTTCGAGCTCGGCGTCTATGCCCTGGACCCGGACCTTCGCGTCATCGCGCCCTGGCGCGAATGGGACCTGAACTCCCGGACCAAGCTGATCGCCTATGCCGAAGAGAATGGCATTGAAGTCGCCAAGGACAAGCGGGGCGAGGCGCCCTTCTCGGTCGATGCCAATCTCTGGCACACCTCGTCCGAGGGCAAGATTCTTGAGGACCCTGCCGAGGAAGCAGCCGATATTGTCTATCAGCGCACCGACGCGCCCGAGGCGGCTCCGGACAAGCCGGAATACGTCACAATCGCCTTCGAGGCCGGTGATGCCGTTGCGGTCAACGGCGAAGCCATGAGCCCGGCCACCCTGTTAACCAGGTTGAACGCCCTGGGTCGCGTACACGGGGTCGGCCGTCTCGATCTGGTGGAAAACCGGTTTGTCGGCATGAAGTCACGGGGAATCTATGAGACGCCGGGCGGCACCATATTGATGGCCGCCCATCGCGGTATCGAGCAGATCACGCTGGATCGTGGCGCCTGCCACCTGAAGGACGAGCTCATGCCGCGTTACGCCAAGCTTCTTTATGAGGGCTTCTGGTTTTCGCCGGAGCGGGAGATGCTGCAGGCTGCGATCGATCATTCACAGAAGGACGTCACCGGTGAGGTTCGACTGAAGCTCTACAAAGGGTCTGTGAACGTTGTGGGGCGTTCGTCGGAGCATTCGCTTTACTCGCTCGAACACGTCACTTTCGAGGAAGATATTGTCTATGATCAGAAGGACGCCGAAGGCTTCATCCGCCTGAACGCCCTGCGGCTTCAACTGCTCGCGCGCCGCAAGCGACGTCTCGGTCACAATGAATGA
- the glsA gene encoding glutaminase A translates to MFPISFGIILTVAMLDSRSFLPIHGAMTSFSNDQFARFLARPARFEQDADTRENVQALAAGVCRHVASLGYSTKADLLEALERRGLSPLYLPRLSGLESLPDGPLVADQLAVQVSSDALSLMVQALNDGLIIERFDQFASRLANIFVYARDCTRGSLADYIPELAKQDPESFGLATCSIDGQQAMLGDARTAFCQQSVIKPMIYALAMGLNGENQVHRHVGREPSGRRFNELALDPDNRPHNPMINSGAIMCSAMIRPHWSVADRTSLLARFVSSAAGGEPVDIDEAVYASERATATRNQSLVKLMDEHDAFPEGSDPRTALDVYFRACSLTLDCRRLAVVAATLANGGVCPTTGHRVIDSRIVRNTLSLMLTCGMYDYSGEYAFSVGLPAKSGVSGGLMIVVPGVAGFALWSPRLDRQGNPVRGIEVSRQLVEHFPFHIFAGVTAS, encoded by the coding sequence GTGTTTCCCATCAGTTTCGGCATTATCCTGACGGTGGCAATGCTGGACAGTCGCTCATTCCTGCCCATTCATGGCGCCATGACTTCGTTCTCAAACGATCAATTCGCCCGCTTTCTCGCCCGCCCGGCCCGTTTCGAGCAGGACGCGGACACACGCGAAAATGTCCAAGCATTGGCCGCCGGGGTCTGTCGCCATGTCGCGTCACTCGGCTATTCGACCAAGGCTGACTTGCTGGAAGCGCTTGAGCGTCGAGGACTCTCACCACTGTATCTACCAAGGTTGTCGGGCCTCGAAAGCCTGCCGGATGGACCGCTGGTAGCCGATCAGCTGGCCGTGCAGGTTAGTTCTGATGCCCTTTCACTTATGGTGCAGGCGCTGAATGACGGTCTGATCATCGAGCGGTTCGACCAATTCGCCAGCCGGCTGGCCAATATTTTTGTCTATGCCCGCGACTGCACGCGCGGATCGCTCGCCGATTACATCCCGGAATTGGCCAAGCAGGACCCGGAATCCTTCGGGCTGGCGACCTGCTCGATCGACGGACAGCAGGCCATGCTGGGTGACGCCCGGACCGCATTCTGCCAACAGTCCGTTATCAAGCCGATGATCTACGCCCTGGCAATGGGACTGAATGGCGAGAACCAGGTGCACCGCCATGTCGGTCGTGAGCCGTCCGGGCGCCGCTTCAACGAGCTCGCCCTTGACCCCGACAACCGGCCGCACAACCCGATGATCAATTCCGGCGCCATCATGTGCAGCGCCATGATCCGCCCCCACTGGTCGGTGGCCGACCGCACAAGCCTGTTGGCTCGCTTCGTCAGTTCGGCGGCGGGCGGCGAACCGGTCGACATTGATGAAGCGGTCTATGCCAGCGAACGCGCGACCGCGACGCGGAACCAGTCACTGGTCAAATTGATGGATGAGCACGATGCTTTTCCCGAAGGTAGCGATCCGCGGACCGCGCTGGACGTCTATTTTCGCGCTTGCTCGCTAACCCTGGACTGTCGCCGACTCGCCGTCGTCGCCGCAACCCTGGCCAATGGCGGTGTTTGCCCGACAACCGGGCACCGGGTGATCGATAGCCGTATTGTCCGCAACACCCTGTCATTAATGCTGACATGCGGGATGTATGACTATTCCGGGGAATACGCGTTCAGCGTTGGCCTGCCAGCCAAATCGGGCGTGTCGGGCGGGCTGATGATTGTGGTGCCCGGCGTCGCCGGATTCGCGCTCTGGAGTCCACGGCTGGACCGCCAGGGCAATCCGGTGCGCGGCATCGAGGTGTCCCGCCAGCTGGTCGAACACTTCCCCTTCCACATCTTTGCCGGCGTGACGGCTTCCTAG
- a CDS encoding SdpI family protein: MKRELILSGLFIALALVLAGLGWLGTDATTQIPVHWGIDGQPDRYGGRLEAFFLLPAIMAGLSVLFAVLPSIDPRGRNLERSRIVLQTVWMGVLALLLLVQTILVGLGLSWIEPADETLVPTLILTAVGALYVLLGNVLGKARPNWFVGIRTPWTLSSDLSWDKTHRLTGRLMVAGGLVMMAGVWFLSAERQIGLVIATALIPAATGMVVSYLVWRSDPARQTATPDDVD; this comes from the coding sequence ATGAAGCGCGAACTGATCTTGTCCGGGTTGTTTATTGCTCTGGCGCTGGTTCTGGCCGGCCTTGGATGGCTGGGCACTGACGCGACGACCCAGATTCCGGTGCATTGGGGTATCGACGGTCAGCCCGACCGTTATGGCGGACGGCTTGAGGCCTTTTTCCTGTTGCCGGCGATCATGGCCGGGCTATCGGTCCTGTTTGCCGTCCTGCCGTCGATAGATCCGCGTGGTCGCAATCTGGAACGGTCGCGTATCGTCCTGCAGACCGTGTGGATGGGGGTGCTCGCGCTCCTGCTGTTGGTTCAGACCATCCTGGTCGGTTTGGGATTGAGCTGGATCGAGCCTGCCGATGAGACGCTCGTGCCGACCCTGATATTGACGGCGGTCGGCGCGCTTTACGTCTTGCTCGGCAATGTGCTTGGCAAGGCCCGACCGAACTGGTTTGTCGGAATTCGGACCCCATGGACCCTGTCATCGGACCTGTCCTGGGACAAAACCCATCGCCTGACGGGCCGGTTGATGGTGGCGGGCGGCCTGGTGATGATGGCCGGGGTCTGGTTCCTGTCGGCCGAACGGCAGATCGGCCTCGTTATTGCCACCGCCCTGATACCGGCGGCCACGGGCATGGTCGTTTCGTATCTGGTCTGGCGATCCGATCCGGCCCGTCAGACGGCAACACCGGATGATGTCGACTAG
- a CDS encoding metalloregulator ArsR/SmtB family transcription factor, with protein MSDVFKALAHPVRREVLRMLRDGPSSAGVLADRFPVSKPTMSGHFSTLREAGLIVAERHGTTILYRLNASVADEAIAWLLDLAGKRPAENEDL; from the coding sequence ATGAGTGATGTCTTCAAGGCTCTGGCCCATCCGGTGCGGCGCGAAGTGCTCCGGATGCTGCGTGACGGGCCAAGCTCGGCTGGCGTGCTGGCAGATCGGTTTCCGGTCTCAAAGCCGACCATGTCAGGACATTTCTCGACGCTCCGGGAGGCGGGGCTGATCGTGGCCGAACGGCATGGCACGACCATTCTCTATCGTCTGAACGCCAGCGTCGCCGATGAAGCGATCGCCTGGTTGCTGGACCTGGCGGGCAAGCGCCCGGCCGAAAATGAGGACCTGTGA
- the pyrF gene encoding orotidine-5'-phosphate decarboxylase has translation MSQSDSRLIVALDLPTTEAAWSLVEAIGDTVEFYKIGLQLFPMGGMDLCRRIKSTGKQVFLDFKLHDIPATVEKATRSITSGGADLLTIHAEPAVMRAAVAGREGSDLKLLGVTVMTCYDDEMLAEMGYAFGARDLVLRRVEQSLEAGVDGVVASAHEAREIRERFGKDLLIVTPGIRPAGADIGDQKRVATPASALSDGASHLVVGRPVNAAADPKAAAAAIVAEIASV, from the coding sequence ATGTCACAATCTGATTCCCGCCTGATCGTCGCGCTCGACCTGCCGACAACCGAAGCCGCTTGGTCGCTCGTCGAGGCCATTGGCGACACCGTCGAGTTCTACAAGATCGGCCTCCAGCTCTTCCCGATGGGGGGCATGGACCTGTGCCGGCGTATCAAGTCGACCGGCAAGCAGGTCTTTCTGGACTTCAAACTGCACGACATTCCAGCGACGGTCGAAAAAGCGACGCGGTCGATCACCAGCGGCGGCGCCGACCTGCTGACCATCCACGCCGAGCCCGCCGTGATGCGGGCCGCCGTGGCGGGCCGGGAAGGGTCTGACCTGAAACTTCTCGGTGTCACGGTGATGACCTGTTACGACGACGAGATGCTGGCCGAGATGGGTTATGCCTTCGGTGCCCGGGACCTTGTCCTGCGCCGTGTCGAGCAGTCGCTGGAAGCCGGCGTCGATGGCGTCGTGGCCAGCGCTCATGAGGCGCGGGAGATCCGCGAACGCTTTGGCAAGGACTTGTTGATTGTGACGCCAGGCATACGGCCGGCCGGAGCTGATATCGGTGACCAAAAGCGGGTCGCCACGCCGGCCAGCGCCCTGTCAGACGGGGCCAGCCACCTGGTGGTCGGCCGACCGGTCAATGCCGCCGCCGACCCGAAAGCCGCCGCAGCTGCCATTGTGGCGGAGATCGCCTCGGTCTGA
- a CDS encoding DUF1674 domain-containing protein: MSDDDQQDGTDKATIPSPDAAPRVLSPEARRALAEAEERRKIARQAELAPETGGRKGPEPTRFGDWEKKGIICDF; the protein is encoded by the coding sequence ATGAGCGATGATGATCAGCAAGACGGGACGGACAAAGCGACCATCCCCTCCCCGGACGCCGCGCCGAGAGTCTTGAGTCCCGAGGCCAGACGGGCCCTTGCCGAAGCCGAAGAGCGCCGGAAAATTGCACGTCAGGCCGAACTCGCGCCGGAGACCGGCGGCCGCAAGGGTCCGGAGCCGACCCGTTTCGGTGACTGGGAAAAGAAGGGCATCATCTGCGACTTTTGA
- the htpX gene encoding zinc metalloprotease HtpX, translating into MTANTLRTFLLLAGMTALFMGIGYLLGGAAGAMLALVVAAGMNLYAWWNSADMVLRMHGAREIGPDERHPALRQYAGDVEHLARRAGMPIPRVFVMQSDQPNAFATGRDPSHAAVAATTGLLERLDRVEVQGVMAHELAHVKNRDTLTMTVTATLAGAIGMLANFALFFGGNNRAGLLGTLAMMIFAPMAAMLVQSAISRAREYEADRVGAEIAGNPMALASALEKIERTARRTVNAGAERNPATAHMFIINPLNGQRMDNLFSTHPDTANRIDRLRQMAGAGATSGPGPWARRGPWG; encoded by the coding sequence ATGACAGCAAACACATTGAGAACCTTCCTCCTGCTCGCCGGAATGACGGCACTCTTCATGGGAATCGGCTATCTGCTCGGCGGTGCCGCAGGCGCCATGCTGGCTCTGGTCGTGGCGGCCGGAATGAACCTGTATGCCTGGTGGAATTCAGCCGACATGGTGCTGCGCATGCATGGCGCCCGGGAAATCGGCCCCGATGAACGCCATCCCGCCCTGCGGCAATATGCCGGCGATGTCGAGCATCTGGCCCGCCGCGCGGGCATGCCGATACCACGCGTGTTCGTGATGCAGAGCGACCAACCCAATGCCTTTGCGACCGGGCGGGATCCGTCCCACGCTGCCGTCGCGGCGACTACCGGACTTCTCGAACGCCTGGACCGGGTCGAAGTTCAGGGCGTCATGGCGCACGAGCTCGCCCACGTCAAAAACCGTGACACGCTCACCATGACCGTCACCGCCACACTGGCCGGCGCGATCGGCATGCTGGCCAATTTCGCCCTGTTTTTCGGCGGCAATAATCGCGCCGGACTGCTCGGAACGCTGGCAATGATGATCTTCGCGCCGATGGCCGCCATGCTGGTCCAGAGCGCCATAAGTCGGGCCCGCGAGTATGAGGCCGACCGGGTCGGGGCCGAGATTGCCGGCAATCCGATGGCGCTGGCCAGTGCGTTGGAGAAAATCGAGCGCACCGCGCGCAGGACCGTGAATGCCGGTGCCGAACGCAACCCGGCCACTGCCCACATGTTCATCATCAACCCGCTCAACGGGCAACGCATGGACAATCTGTTCTCGACCCATCCGGATACGGCGAACCGGATCGACCGGCTCCGCCAGATGGCCGGGGCCGGGGCAACATCCGGACCCGGGCCGTGGGCGCGACGCGGGCCGTGGGGATGA
- a CDS encoding RsmB/NOP family class I SAM-dependent RNA methyltransferase, translating to MSDGLAPRRAAALAYMAVMKQRRTLEAALEHTPEFAAMSDRDRAFARAITATTFRRLGQTRTVLNGLLSRPLHETSEGAQALLITGATQLLWMDGAPHAVVSSTVELADARSDARKLKGLINAVLRRVDREGRERLKPTLPRDNLPDWLRDSWRAAYGPGTLSRMANAITVAPPLDLTVKDPDTREHWARALDATILPNGSLRRDTVGDVRALPGYREGAWWAQDAAAAIPATLLTLGPGSSVIDLCAAPGGKTMQLAATGADVTALDLSEKRLERVRENLGRTGLSATLVAGDALTYKPAQPVDAVLLDAPCTATGTLRRHPEAAWIKRADDTGRMARLQDEMIKAAAAMLKPGGQLVLCTCSLQPEEGEALAGRVAGRHRQLKESPIQPDELAGVESALTPAGWVRLTPALWAEQGGMDGFFIARFTKRAG from the coding sequence ATGAGTGATGGTCTCGCCCCTCGCCGTGCTGCGGCGCTTGCCTATATGGCCGTGATGAAACAACGCCGCACGCTCGAGGCGGCGCTGGAGCACACCCCTGAATTTGCTGCGATGAGCGATCGTGATCGCGCCTTTGCGCGCGCCATCACAGCGACCACTTTTCGGCGGCTCGGCCAGACCCGCACCGTTCTGAACGGGCTGCTGTCGCGCCCCCTGCACGAGACGTCAGAAGGTGCGCAAGCCCTGCTCATCACCGGCGCCACCCAGCTATTGTGGATGGATGGCGCGCCGCATGCGGTCGTGTCGTCAACCGTCGAGCTGGCCGATGCCCGCAGCGACGCGCGAAAGCTGAAAGGCCTGATCAACGCTGTCCTTCGGCGCGTCGATCGTGAGGGCCGGGAACGCCTCAAGCCAACCCTGCCTCGCGACAATCTGCCCGACTGGCTCCGCGATAGCTGGCGCGCCGCCTACGGCCCCGGCACGCTCAGCCGGATGGCCAATGCAATCACGGTTGCGCCACCGCTCGATCTGACGGTCAAGGATCCGGACACACGCGAGCACTGGGCCCGGGCGCTCGACGCGACAATCCTGCCGAACGGCAGTTTGCGTCGGGACACAGTGGGCGATGTCCGGGCCCTGCCCGGCTATCGCGAAGGCGCTTGGTGGGCCCAGGATGCGGCCGCTGCCATCCCTGCCACCCTGCTGACATTGGGACCCGGTTCGTCTGTCATCGATCTGTGTGCGGCGCCCGGCGGCAAAACCATGCAACTGGCCGCGACCGGTGCTGATGTCACCGCGCTGGACCTGTCCGAGAAGCGCCTCGAACGGGTGCGTGAAAATCTGGGGCGCACCGGCTTGTCAGCCACGCTCGTCGCCGGTGACGCCCTGACCTACAAGCCGGCTCAGCCGGTCGATGCGGTGCTGCTCGACGCACCCTGCACTGCCACCGGCACATTGCGGCGCCATCCCGAAGCGGCCTGGATCAAGCGGGCTGACGACACGGGACGGATGGCCCGGCTGCAGGATGAGATGATCAAGGCTGCAGCCGCCATGCTGAAACCCGGCGGACAGCTGGTGCTCTGCACCTGCTCGCTGCAGCCCGAGGAAGGCGAGGCGCTGGCTGGCCGGGTCGCGGGACGGCACCGGCAACTCAAGGAGTCGCCCATCCAGCCCGACGAGCTGGCGGGCGTCGAGAGCGCGCTGACACCGGCCGGCTGGGTTCGTCTGACACCGGCCCTATGGGCCGAACAGGGCGGCATGGACGGTTTCTTCATCGCCCGTTTTACAAAGCGCGCGGGATAG
- the rpe gene encoding ribulose-phosphate 3-epimerase, translating to MVNPAIISPSILSADFAKLGDEVRAIDAAGADWIHIDVMDGHFVPNLTIGPAVVKALRPHSKKPFDVHLMITPVDPYIQAFADAGADIITAHPEAGPHFHRTVQAIKATGAKAGAALNPSTPVEVIDYVLDELDLILVMSVNPGFGGQSFITSQLKKIEALKARIDQRGLSTMIEVDGGVNPQTARDCLDAGASALVAGSAVFKGGPDAYRDNISALRR from the coding sequence ATGGTCAATCCCGCTATCATTTCCCCCTCGATCCTCTCAGCCGATTTCGCCAAGCTGGGTGACGAGGTTCGCGCCATCGACGCCGCTGGTGCCGACTGGATTCACATCGATGTGATGGACGGCCATTTCGTGCCCAATCTCACCATCGGCCCGGCTGTCGTGAAGGCCCTTCGCCCACACAGCAAGAAACCGTTCGATGTGCATCTGATGATTACCCCGGTCGACCCGTATATCCAGGCTTTTGCCGATGCCGGCGCCGACATCATCACCGCTCACCCGGAAGCCGGTCCGCACTTCCATCGCACCGTCCAGGCGATCAAGGCTACCGGCGCCAAGGCCGGCGCAGCCCTGAACCCGTCGACACCGGTCGAGGTGATTGATTACGTGCTAGACGAACTCGACCTGATCCTGGTGATGAGCGTCAATCCCGGATTTGGTGGACAAAGCTTCATCACCAGCCAGTTGAAGAAGATCGAAGCCCTCAAGGCACGCATCGATCAGCGCGGCCTGTCGACCATGATCGAGGTCGATGGCGGTGTGAATCCGCAGACCGCCAGGGACTGCCTCGATGCAGGTGCCTCAGCGCTGGTCGCGGGGTCTGCGGTGTTCAAGGGCGGGCCGGACGCCTATCGCGACAATATTTCAGCCTTGCGTCGCTGA